One part of the Eriocheir sinensis breed Jianghai 21 chromosome 6, ASM2467909v1, whole genome shotgun sequence genome encodes these proteins:
- the LOC126989518 gene encoding piggyBac transposable element-derived protein 4-like, which produces MLSGIPYLGKQGTRARDGQNLGHSFTKELTERYHNTNRNVTTDNWFTSVPLIQDMLHNCGMTMIGTVRGNKAEIPEEMKDKTTRAPGSSAFLFTKDMTLVSYVPKTPSSKKIVLLLSSMHDKNSLASSGKPTIIEDYNRTKGGVDTFDQMCGQYSCGRKTKRWPLCVFYGMVNTGVINSWIIYEENMKRAGGKQIKRKQYMQELAVLLVKPWAVHRLAHHTLPRQLKDHIYSVYDLPTPPDTSRASVLPAADMNNSMVRCVECPAKADKKTRFRCLSCERAVCPKHYYTMCGNCI; this is translated from the coding sequence ATGCTGTCGGGGATCCCCTATCTTGGGAAGCAGGGGACACGGGCCAGAGACGGGCAAAACCTTGGCCACTCCTTCACCAAGGAACTCACTGAGCGTTACCACAACACCAACAGGAATGTCACAACTGACAATTGGTTTACCTCAGTGCCACTCATACAGGACATGCTGCACAATTGTGGCATGACCATGATTGGGACAGTCAGGGGCAACAAGGCAGAGATTCCagaggagatgaaggacaagACCACACGGGCTCCAGGTTCCAGTGCCTTCCTGTTCACCAAGGACATGACACTGGTGTCGTATGTGCCCAAGACCCCTTCCAGCAAGAAGAttgtcctcctcttgtcctcaATGCATGACAAGAATTCCTTGGCCAGCAGTGGAAAGCCAACGATAATTGAAGACTACAACAGGACGAAAGGAGGGGTGGACACTTTCGACCAAATGTGTGGGCAGTATTCGTGTGGCAGGAAGACTAAGAGGTGGCCGCTCTGTGTCTTTTATGGCATGGTCAACACTGGGGTCATCAACTCGTGGATCATCTacgaggaaaatatgaagagagcAGGTGGCAAGCAGATCAAGAGGAAGCAGTATATGCAGGAGTTGGCTGTGTTGCTGGTCAAGCCTTGGGCAGTCCATCGCCTCGCGCATCACACTCTGCCAAGGCAGCTCAAGGATCATATATACAGTGTTTATGATCTGCCCACTCCTCCTGACACTTCAAGAGCTTCTGTACTACCTGCAGCAGACATGAACAATTCCATGGTGCGCTGTGTGGAATGTCCAGCGAAGGCAGACAAGAAAACACGCTTCCGCTGTCTGTCATGTGAAAGAGCTGTGTGTCCCAAACACTACTACACCATGTGTGGCAACTGTATATAA